Proteins from one Chroococcidiopsis sp. CCMEE 29 genomic window:
- a CDS encoding AraC family transcriptional regulator, protein MTLIISQQEYEELFKDKLEDEQNPCQSNNCEAIWKHPEQLGQGYWRLISLREGMELAISDYRLQKHLVVELPEREHPLEYGFYLSGAHRYNNESVGVGQYAFCGSGMAPREVCEWSAGQPIIFVNVHLEPEVFCSFIGEPSGQIPSQLQQLVRRPDREYYVCSGTTTAAMQVALQQILHCPYQGLTRRIYLQGKVFELLALLLEPLLEDQKVQRHLRKLKPEDIDRIHHAKDILLTRLEHPPSLVELAREVGINDYKLKIGFHEVFDTTVFGCLYEYRMERSRQLLESGNLTVTGVARAVGYANRSHFAAAFKRKFGVNPGIYLHQQR, encoded by the coding sequence ATGACCTTGATAATTTCACAGCAAGAGTACGAAGAACTATTTAAAGATAAGTTGGAAGACGAACAGAACCCTTGCCAGTCGAATAATTGTGAGGCAATTTGGAAGCATCCAGAGCAATTGGGGCAGGGGTATTGGCGGCTAATCTCCCTACGGGAGGGAATGGAATTAGCGATTTCCGACTATCGATTGCAGAAGCATTTAGTTGTAGAATTACCTGAGCGCGAACATCCCCTAGAATATGGCTTTTATCTTTCTGGCGCTCACCGATACAACAACGAATCTGTTGGTGTTGGACAATACGCTTTTTGTGGGAGTGGCATGGCACCCAGAGAAGTTTGTGAGTGGTCAGCAGGGCAACCCATCATATTCGTTAATGTTCACCTAGAACCAGAGGTATTTTGCTCCTTCATCGGTGAGCCATCGGGGCAAATTCCCTCCCAATTGCAGCAGTTAGTGAGAAGACCTGATCGAGAGTATTATGTTTGCTCTGGCACTACAACAGCAGCCATGCAGGTAGCTTTGCAGCAAATTTTGCATTGCCCTTACCAAGGTTTAACTCGACGCATCTATCTTCAGGGCAAGGTGTTTGAACTGCTGGCATTACTGTTAGAACCATTGCTGGAAGACCAGAAAGTACAGCGTCACCTGCGTAAACTGAAGCCAGAGGATATTGACCGCATTCACCACGCTAAGGACATTTTGCTGACTCGGCTGGAGCATCCCCCATCTTTAGTGGAGCTGGCACGGGAAGTTGGGATCAATGATTACAAGCTGAAAATTGGATTTCACGAAGTTTTTGACACAACAGTCTTTGGCTGTTTGTATGAGTACCGCATGGAGCGATCGCGTCAATTACTAGAATCAGGTAATTTGACAGTAACAGGCGTGGCACGGGCAGTTGGTTATGCCAACCGCAGCCACTTTGCTGCCGCCTTTAAGCGCAAATTTGGTGTCAATCCCGGTATTTATTTGCACCAGCAGCGGTGA
- a CDS encoding RNA-binding protein: MSLYIGNLSYEVTQEDLSAVFAEYGSVKRVQLPTDRETGRMRGFGFVEMDTDAEEAAAIEALDGAEWMGRTLKVNKAKPREDRDSSGGNRRNNFSRRY; encoded by the coding sequence ATGTCACTTTATATCGGTAATTTATCCTACGAGGTCACCCAAGAAGACCTAAGTGCTGTCTTTGCAGAATATGGTTCTGTAAAGCGGGTGCAGCTGCCTACTGACCGTGAAACAGGTCGGATGCGCGGCTTTGGTTTTGTGGAAATGGATACAGATGCTGAAGAAGCGGCTGCCATTGAAGCCCTTGATGGTGCTGAATGGATGGGTCGTACTCTGAAAGTTAATAAGGCAAAGCCCAGGGAAGACAGAGATTCGTCTGGTGGGAACCGGAGAAACAACTTCTCTCGCCGCTACTAA
- a CDS encoding iron-siderophore ABC transporter substrate-binding protein: MKLTVGRALQFFLLMVFTIFCVVACGNNSLKTTTPLSSSLPVSEYHLVNHAMGATKVPVSPQRIVTLDGSAIENVLALGGKPVGTVLNGSLDEQPAYLRESLADAKLLGSFEQQNLEKILALKPDLILGDKGISENIYPQLSQIAPTVLAEYNASDSWKEMLKLHAEALGKSKAAEQIIGKYYARLAQFKAQMGAQLKATEVSVVRIYPEGISLYQKGSFSGSILEDAGLYRPGSQRGEEVQQHISKERIRDADGDVIFVWSYSDDYKGDIQSQQTISQKLKADPLWLKLKAVKQEKVYEVPDYWIGFGPLAADAVVNDLFKYLVNKP; encoded by the coding sequence ATGAAATTAACTGTTGGACGTGCCTTACAGTTTTTTCTGTTGATGGTATTTACCATCTTCTGTGTTGTTGCCTGTGGCAATAATTCGCTAAAAACTACGACTCCCCTTAGTTCATCATTGCCTGTATCGGAATATCATTTAGTCAATCATGCAATGGGTGCAACTAAGGTTCCAGTTAGCCCCCAAAGGATCGTGACTTTGGATGGCTCTGCCATTGAGAATGTTTTAGCTTTAGGTGGCAAACCTGTAGGCACAGTTCTCAATGGCAGCCTTGACGAACAGCCAGCTTATTTGAGGGAAAGTTTAGCAGATGCTAAGCTTTTAGGCTCTTTTGAGCAGCAAAATCTAGAGAAAATTCTTGCCCTTAAGCCGGATTTGATTTTAGGTGACAAGGGGATATCGGAGAATATATATCCACAGCTATCCCAAATTGCACCAACTGTTCTGGCTGAGTACAACGCCAGCGACAGTTGGAAAGAGATGCTGAAACTCCATGCTGAAGCGTTAGGTAAATCTAAAGCGGCAGAGCAGATAATAGGCAAATATTACGCCCGTTTAGCTCAATTCAAAGCGCAGATGGGCGCTCAACTGAAAGCAACTGAAGTTTCGGTTGTCCGTATTTATCCTGAAGGGATCAGTCTTTATCAGAAAGGCTCGTTCTCTGGCTCAATTTTAGAGGATGCAGGTTTATATCGTCCAGGATCGCAGCGAGGAGAGGAAGTACAACAGCATATTAGCAAAGAACGTATTCGAGACGCAGATGGGGATGTCATCTTTGTATGGAGTTACAGCGATGATTACAAAGGTGATATCCAGAGTCAGCAGACTATTTCGCAAAAGCTGAAAGCAGACCCACTGTGGTTAAAGTTGAAGGCAGTCAAGCAGGAAAAGGTTTATGAGGTGCCAGACTACTGGATTGGTTTCGGTCCTTTAGCAGCCGATGCTGTCGTTAACGATCTGTTCAAGTACTTGGTGAATAAACCTTGA
- the dcd gene encoding dCTP deaminase: MAEKGMISPFEPSLIREYKTDLASPFRRAISYGLSSYGYDIRLSPVEFRIFRHIPGTVVDPKNFNPQNLEPTPLHTDANGSYFILPAHSYGLGVALERLQVPENITAICIGKSTYARCGIIANLTPAESAWRGHLTLEFSNSSSADCRIYANEGVVQLLFLEGEPCAISYEARRGKYQDQAEIVTLARV, translated from the coding sequence ATGGCTGAAAAGGGTATGATTTCTCCCTTTGAGCCAAGTCTAATCCGAGAATATAAGACCGATCTAGCCTCACCATTTCGTCGTGCGATCAGTTACGGTCTTTCTTCCTACGGCTACGATATACGCCTTTCTCCAGTGGAGTTCCGCATTTTTCGCCATATTCCTGGAACTGTCGTTGATCCAAAAAACTTTAATCCTCAAAATCTGGAACCAACACCACTTCACACAGATGCTAATGGCAGTTATTTTATTCTGCCTGCTCACTCCTATGGTCTTGGGGTGGCGCTTGAAAGACTGCAGGTTCCAGAGAATATTACTGCAATCTGTATCGGGAAAAGCACTTACGCACGTTGCGGCATAATAGCCAATCTAACTCCGGCTGAAAGTGCTTGGCGCGGTCATTTGACTCTAGAATTTTCTAATTCTTCCAGTGCTGACTGTCGAATTTATGCCAATGAGGGTGTGGTACAACTACTGTTTTTGGAAGGAGAACCTTGCGCTATCAGTTACGAAGCTCGTCGGGGCAAATATCAAGATCAAGCAGAAATTGTTACCCTTGCTCGCGTATAG
- the bchB gene encoding ferredoxin:protochlorophyllide reductase (ATP-dependent) subunit B, with amino-acid sequence MKLAYWMYAGPAHIGTLRVASSFKNVHAIMHAPLGDDYFNVMRSMLERERDFTPVTASIVDRNVLARGSQEKVVDNITRKDTEERPDLIVLTPTCTSSILQEDLHNFVERASLEAKADVMLADVNHYRVNELQAADRTLDQIVRFYIEKARKKGELPAGKTEQPSVNIIGISTLGFHNQHDCTELKRLMADLGIQVNEVIPEGASVHNLKNLPKAWFNLVPYRELGLMAARYLEQEFGMPYIDITPMGVVETARCLRKIQQVINQQGADVDYEEYINNQTLYVSQAAWFSRSIDCQNLTGKKAVVFGDSTHAAAMTKILAREMGIHVVWAGTYCKYDAEWFREQVSEYCDEVIVTEDHGQIGDAIARVEPSAIFGTQMERHVGKRLNIPCGVIAAPIHIQNFPIGYKPFCGYEGTNQIADLVYNSFTLGMEDHLLEIFGGHDTKEVITKGISADSDLSWNKEAQAELNKVPGFVRGKVKRNTEKFARDRGFSEITLEVMYAAKEAVGA; translated from the coding sequence ATGAAATTGGCTTACTGGATGTATGCAGGTCCCGCCCACATTGGCACTCTGCGCGTTGCCAGTTCGTTTAAGAATGTTCACGCGATTATGCATGCGCCACTGGGCGATGACTACTTCAACGTCATGCGCTCAATGCTAGAGCGAGAGCGGGACTTCACCCCGGTAACAGCCAGTATCGTTGATCGTAATGTTCTGGCACGCGGTTCTCAGGAAAAGGTTGTAGACAACATCACCCGCAAAGACACTGAGGAACGTCCTGATTTGATTGTATTGACTCCGACTTGCACTTCCAGCATTCTGCAAGAAGATTTGCACAACTTTGTAGAACGTGCCTCACTGGAAGCGAAAGCAGATGTAATGCTTGCCGATGTTAACCACTATCGGGTCAATGAACTGCAAGCTGCTGACCGTACATTGGATCAAATTGTTCGGTTCTACATCGAGAAGGCGCGTAAAAAAGGCGAATTACCAGCGGGGAAAACTGAACAGCCCTCAGTCAACATTATCGGCATTTCCACCCTCGGTTTCCACAATCAGCACGACTGTACTGAGTTGAAGCGGCTGATGGCGGACTTGGGCATTCAGGTAAATGAGGTGATTCCAGAAGGCGCATCGGTTCACAACCTTAAGAACCTGCCCAAAGCGTGGTTTAACTTGGTGCCTTATCGGGAACTAGGTTTAATGGCAGCTCGTTATTTGGAGCAAGAATTCGGGATGCCTTATATAGACATTACGCCAATGGGTGTGGTTGAAACAGCCCGTTGCCTCCGCAAGATTCAGCAGGTAATTAATCAGCAGGGTGCAGATGTTGACTACGAAGAGTACATCAACAATCAAACCTTATATGTGTCTCAGGCTGCCTGGTTCTCGCGCTCAATTGACTGCCAGAATTTGACGGGTAAGAAGGCTGTGGTGTTTGGCGATAGCACCCATGCCGCTGCTATGACCAAAATTTTAGCGCGGGAGATGGGAATTCACGTTGTCTGGGCTGGAACTTACTGCAAGTATGATGCTGAGTGGTTCCGAGAACAGGTGAGCGAATACTGTGATGAAGTGATTGTGACTGAAGATCATGGTCAGATTGGGGATGCGATCGCGCGGGTTGAACCATCTGCTATCTTTGGTACCCAGATGGAACGGCACGTCGGTAAGCGGCTAAATATCCCTTGCGGCGTAATTGCTGCTCCCATCCACATCCAGAACTTCCCCATCGGTTACAAGCCCTTCTGTGGTTATGAAGGCACGAACCAGATTGCAGATTTGGTCTACAATTCCTTTACTTTAGGAATGGAAGATCACCTGTTAGAAATCTTTGGTGGACACGATACCAAGGAAGTGATTACCAAGGGAATCTCTGCTGATTCTGACCTCAGTTGGAATAAAGAAGCCCAGGCAGAACTAAATAAAGTTCCGGGCTTCGTCCGAGGCAAAGTGAAGCGCAACACCGAGAAATTTGCTCGCGATCGCGGCTTCAGTGAGATTACACTTGAAGTGATGTACGCCGCTAAGGAAGCTGTAGGCGCGTAG
- a CDS encoding DUF4336 domain-containing protein — protein MNAQEKQGQQVRSIRSRDFSWPFWLAVPLYPYGKRRTLRHEVIKDTIWTFDQLQGILYTVVPIRMTVVKLEAGGLLVYAPVAPTTECIRLVKELEAKHGDVKYIILPTASGLEHKVFVGPFARRFPNAQVFVAPNQWSFPLNLPLSWLGFPSRRTRVLPADSTKAPFANEFDYEILDIDLGRGSFGEVALFHKRSRTLLVTDTVLSVPEDPPAIVQLDPYPLLFHARDNAFDATEDSEASRRKGWQRISLFAVYFRPSAMEMIGLRQAFRDALKASNWSRKAYFGLFPFRWKDNWKQSFDALRGGGRLFVAPILQTLILSQAPRQVLDWADKVALWDFQRIIPCHFDSPVEAGPRQFRQAFAFLEHRLFEHGNQPLPEEDFEFLRELEEELIRRGIASPAKEKV, from the coding sequence ATGAACGCGCAGGAGAAGCAAGGGCAGCAGGTTCGTTCCATCCGTTCGAGAGACTTTTCATGGCCCTTTTGGCTTGCTGTACCACTCTACCCATATGGCAAGCGACGGACACTCCGCCACGAAGTGATTAAGGATACAATCTGGACCTTCGATCAGCTACAGGGCATTCTCTATACGGTTGTGCCGATTCGCATGACCGTCGTTAAGCTGGAAGCAGGAGGTCTCCTCGTCTATGCGCCGGTCGCTCCAACGACCGAGTGTATTAGGCTTGTCAAAGAGTTGGAGGCAAAGCACGGCGATGTCAAGTACATTATCTTACCAACCGCCTCTGGCTTAGAACACAAGGTTTTCGTGGGTCCCTTCGCTAGACGCTTTCCGAACGCGCAAGTCTTCGTAGCTCCGAACCAGTGGAGCTTCCCGCTGAACCTGCCGCTGAGTTGGCTTGGCTTTCCATCCAGACGAACTAGGGTGCTTCCTGCGGACAGCACCAAAGCCCCTTTTGCTAATGAGTTTGACTATGAGATTTTAGACATCGATCTTGGGCGAGGGTCGTTTGGGGAAGTCGCTTTATTTCACAAGCGATCGCGCACGCTGCTTGTGACCGACACAGTGCTGTCCGTACCAGAAGACCCGCCAGCAATTGTCCAACTTGACCCATATCCTTTACTGTTTCACGCCAGGGACAATGCGTTCGATGCGACCGAGGATAGTGAAGCAAGCCGTCGCAAGGGATGGCAGCGCATCTCGCTGTTTGCGGTTTACTTCCGTCCCAGTGCAATGGAGATGATTGGATTGAGGCAGGCGTTTCGCGATGCCCTCAAAGCGTCGAACTGGTCAAGGAAGGCGTATTTTGGTTTGTTCCCGTTCAGATGGAAAGATAACTGGAAGCAGTCATTCGATGCTCTCCGAGGAGGCGGGCGTTTGTTTGTGGCACCAATTCTGCAAACCCTCATTCTTAGCCAGGCACCGAGACAAGTACTTGACTGGGCAGACAAAGTAGCGCTGTGGGATTTCCAGCGAATTATTCCCTGTCACTTTGACTCGCCGGTCGAGGCAGGTCCGCGTCAGTTCCGGCAGGCATTCGCTTTCCTAGAGCATCGATTATTTGAGCATGGAAATCAGCCCCTACCCGAAGAGGATTTTGAATTCCTAAGAGAACTTGAGGAGGAGCTGATTAGGCGCGGGATCGCGTCGCCAGCGAAGGAGAAGGTATGA
- a CDS encoding P-loop NTPase family protein: MVAQLETPALQSPCNQPYPVEGLVQVFTCSHRSFFTSVIAQALRIAGQGTPVLVVQFLKGGIGQGHKHPVKLGQNLDWIRCDLPRYIDTPQLDEAETHSLSELWQYTQKVVDEGKYSLVLLDELSLAINFGLIPQDEVLAFLEKRPCYVDIILTGPEMPQALLDVADQITEIRRSHRL, encoded by the coding sequence ATGGTCGCCCAGCTAGAAACCCCAGCCTTGCAATCTCCTTGTAACCAACCCTACCCGGTTGAAGGATTGGTGCAAGTTTTCACCTGCTCCCACCGCAGCTTTTTTACTAGCGTAATCGCTCAAGCCCTGAGAATTGCTGGTCAGGGTACTCCAGTTTTAGTCGTTCAGTTCCTTAAAGGTGGAATTGGTCAAGGTCACAAGCATCCGGTAAAGTTAGGGCAAAACCTAGATTGGATTCGCTGCGACCTACCCCGTTACATTGACACTCCCCAATTGGATGAGGCAGAAACCCACTCTCTGAGTGAACTTTGGCAGTATACTCAAAAAGTGGTGGACGAAGGAAAGTATTCTCTAGTCCTGCTGGATGAATTGAGTTTAGCGATTAACTTTGGCTTAATTCCACAAGATGAGGTGTTAGCCTTTCTAGAAAAACGTCCTTGTTATGTGGATATCATTCTGACCGGACCAGAGATGCCCCAAGCACTGCTGGATGTAGCCGATCAAATTACAGAAATTCGTCGAAGCCATCGGTTATGA
- a CDS encoding TonB-dependent receptor has translation MEVKHSLFGLLLTSSVIVLAAQSALAEVAQQGVPTSNMLRLNQLERPVTSSVDLLAQEPSTAIVVEVTGVRINRTQTGIEVLLETANSEALKPLTRSEGNTLIANVPNAQLRLPDGNTFRQENPVSGIAEITVTNSDPSSIQVRVTGEASVPKVELFDSNEGLILALPTTAGASPNAEAAPATPEQPTAETDEEIEVLVTGEQDGYSVPTATTATRTDTPLRDVPQSVQVVPQEVLRDQQVTRLEEAVRNVSGVTTGDTFGNTRDNFVIRGFSTDFGGNILRDGFRSTGFNTGFNETANLERVEVLKGPASVLFGNLAPGGIINLVTKKPLEEPFYSATLEVGNYGFFRPSIDLSGPLNPDRTVLYRLNGVYENSNTFRDFDQGIERSFIAPVLSWQLGQQTNLRLEFDYLNDERPFDRGLIAIGDEVVDVPFDRILGEPDDVSNLEQIGAGYTLEHRFNENWSIRNAFRFLSSDTFDYRADPVELDEETGILTRNFRSNDDISSSYGTQTELVGKFATGSVQHTLLFGADLFWQNTEGTQRRLPAGLTPDLNIFDPIYNQIPRPALSELTNVVRDDNQRTNTVGIFLQDQIDLADNWHLLVGGRFDILDQEGEDKTEDTTSEQNVDAFSPRIGIVYQPIEPISLYASYSRSFQPNVFTRADGSFLEPERGTQYEVGIKSEFLDGRLAATLAAYQITKSNVATPDPADPDFSIPIGEQRSRGIELDVAGEILPGWNIIVSYAYTNAKVTESNELAETEGNRLNNVPYNTASLWTTYEIQSGDLEGLGFGFGLFFVGERQGDIENTFDLPSYLRTDAAIYYRRNNWRAAVNFKNLFDMDYIRSAEYREAIAPGEPFTVVGSISVDF, from the coding sequence ATGGAAGTTAAGCACTCACTCTTTGGACTGTTATTGACAAGCTCAGTTATCGTACTCGCCGCTCAATCAGCCTTGGCTGAAGTAGCGCAACAAGGTGTGCCAACCTCAAATATGCTCAGGCTCAATCAGTTAGAGCGTCCTGTCACCAGTAGCGTTGATTTGCTGGCTCAAGAGCCTAGTACGGCGATAGTGGTCGAAGTCACAGGAGTGCGGATTAATCGAACCCAAACAGGAATTGAGGTGCTTCTAGAAACCGCAAACAGCGAAGCGCTCAAACCTCTAACCAGGAGTGAGGGCAATACTTTAATTGCTAATGTTCCTAACGCTCAACTGCGCCTACCTGATGGCAATACATTTCGCCAAGAAAACCCAGTTTCAGGGATCGCAGAAATAACGGTCACTAATTCCGATCCCAGTAGTATCCAAGTTAGGGTGACAGGTGAGGCGAGCGTACCAAAAGTTGAGCTGTTTGACAGTAACGAAGGTTTGATTTTAGCGCTACCCACAACTGCTGGTGCATCACCCAATGCTGAAGCAGCACCCGCAACGCCAGAGCAACCAACAGCAGAAACTGATGAAGAAATTGAAGTCTTAGTGACAGGCGAGCAAGACGGATATAGCGTACCCACTGCCACAACTGCAACTAGAACAGATACCCCACTACGTGACGTTCCCCAGTCAGTTCAGGTAGTTCCCCAGGAGGTTTTGCGAGATCAGCAAGTTACTCGGCTGGAAGAAGCGGTTCGCAACGTCAGTGGAGTTACCACAGGTGATACTTTCGGTAATACAAGAGATAACTTTGTCATTCGTGGTTTTTCAACTGATTTCGGCGGAAATATTCTGCGAGACGGCTTCCGCAGTACCGGTTTTAATACTGGATTTAATGAAACCGCTAATCTTGAAAGAGTAGAAGTGCTGAAAGGGCCAGCTTCGGTTTTGTTTGGTAATTTGGCACCGGGAGGAATTATTAACTTAGTTACGAAAAAGCCCTTGGAAGAGCCGTTTTACTCCGCCACGCTGGAAGTAGGAAATTACGGCTTCTTTCGGCCCAGCATCGATCTATCCGGTCCTTTGAACCCAGACAGAACTGTACTCTATCGCTTGAATGGAGTTTACGAAAACTCAAACACATTTCGCGATTTTGACCAAGGTATAGAACGCAGTTTCATTGCACCTGTACTCAGCTGGCAGCTTGGCCAGCAGACAAATCTGAGGCTTGAATTTGATTACCTCAACGATGAGCGCCCCTTTGATCGAGGTTTAATAGCCATTGGTGACGAGGTGGTCGATGTTCCTTTTGATCGCATTTTGGGAGAACCAGATGATGTCAGCAACCTGGAACAGATTGGTGCTGGCTACACCTTAGAACATCGTTTCAACGAAAATTGGAGTATTCGTAACGCATTTCGCTTCCTTTCATCAGATACCTTCGATTACCGTGCCGACCCGGTCGAACTGGATGAGGAAACGGGTATTTTAACGCGAAACTTCAGATCCAACGACGATATCTCTAGCAGCTATGGAACACAAACCGAGCTAGTTGGTAAGTTTGCCACAGGTTCAGTCCAGCATACTCTTCTATTTGGGGCCGATCTTTTTTGGCAAAACACAGAAGGAACGCAAAGGCGATTGCCAGCAGGGTTAACTCCAGATCTCAATATCTTTGACCCAATCTACAATCAGATCCCCAGACCTGCTCTTTCAGAGTTAACAAATGTAGTGCGTGATGATAACCAAAGGACAAATACAGTAGGGATCTTTTTGCAAGATCAAATAGATCTAGCTGATAATTGGCATTTGCTAGTAGGCGGACGGTTTGATATTTTAGACCAGGAGGGAGAAGATAAGACAGAAGATACGACTTCCGAGCAAAACGTCGATGCGTTTAGCCCGCGTATTGGCATTGTTTATCAACCAATTGAGCCAATTTCGCTCTACGCCAGCTATAGTAGATCGTTTCAACCTAATGTGTTCACTAGAGCAGATGGTTCGTTCCTTGAGCCCGAGCGGGGGACGCAATACGAAGTCGGGATAAAAAGCGAGTTCTTAGATGGCAGGCTTGCAGCAACACTAGCCGCGTATCAAATTACTAAGTCAAATGTCGCTACCCCCGATCCAGCAGATCCAGACTTTAGCATTCCGATTGGAGAACAGAGAAGTCGCGGCATAGAGCTAGATGTTGCTGGGGAAATTCTTCCCGGCTGGAATATTATCGTCTCCTATGCCTACACAAATGCCAAAGTGACCGAAAGCAACGAGTTAGCGGAGACTGAAGGCAACCGCTTAAACAACGTTCCCTATAATACTGCTAGCTTGTGGACGACCTATGAAATCCAAAGTGGCGATTTAGAGGGATTAGGGTTTGGATTTGGGTTGTTTTTTGTCGGAGAACGCCAAGGCGATATTGAGAACACATTCGATTTACCAAGTTACCTCCGCACAGACGCTGCCATTTATTACCGCAGAAACAACTGGAGAGCTGCTGTGAATTTCAAAAACCTATTTGATATGGACTATATCCGCTCCGCTGAATACAGAGAAGCGATCGCCCCTGGCGAGCCTTTTACTGTGGTTGGCTCTATCTCAGTAGACTTTTAA
- the rph gene encoding ribonuclease PH produces the protein MSWQRPDGRQPDQMRPISFEQGFTRFAVGSVLAKCGDTQVLCSVTVQPGVPKFLTGTGRGWLTAEYRMLPAATPQRQERELLKLSGRTQEIQRLIGRSLRAALDLEALGERTLTFDADVLQADAGTRTTAITGGFVALADAIANLLQQGVLERSPIREQVAAVSVGILQGEPFLDLNYIEDVAAEVDFNVVMNDRSGIIEIQGTAESRSFSRTQLNQLMDVAQKGIQDLLVAQRQALQGTSL, from the coding sequence ATGTCCTGGCAGCGTCCAGATGGTCGGCAACCGGATCAAATGCGTCCTATCAGCTTTGAACAAGGCTTCACCCGCTTTGCAGTTGGTTCAGTTTTAGCGAAATGTGGCGATACTCAAGTGCTTTGTAGTGTTACCGTACAGCCCGGAGTTCCTAAATTTTTGACAGGAACTGGCAGGGGATGGCTAACCGCTGAATACCGGATGCTGCCTGCAGCCACTCCTCAGCGTCAAGAGCGAGAATTGTTAAAATTGTCTGGGCGAACCCAGGAGATTCAACGGCTAATTGGACGCAGCTTACGAGCGGCGTTGGATTTAGAGGCACTGGGAGAACGCACACTGACGTTTGATGCGGATGTATTGCAAGCGGATGCTGGAACCAGAACAACAGCAATCACCGGGGGCTTTGTGGCTTTGGCAGATGCGATCGCTAATCTTTTACAGCAGGGAGTATTAGAGCGATCGCCCATTCGAGAGCAGGTAGCGGCCGTTTCAGTAGGGATATTGCAGGGAGAGCCGTTTTTGGATCTGAACTACATTGAGGACGTTGCAGCTGAGGTTGATTTTAATGTGGTGATGAATGATCGGTCAGGCATCATTGAAATTCAAGGAACAGCTGAATCACGCAGCTTTAGCCGCACCCAATTGAATCAGCTGATGGATGTGGCCCAAAAGGGAATTCAAGATTTGCTAGTAGCCCAGCGTCAAGCTTTGCAGGGTACAAGCCTTTAA
- a CDS encoding alpha/beta hydrolase codes for MVTSILKRNNVNILGNGSQTIIFAHGFGTDQTAWRHQIAPFASDFQIVLFDHVGAGKSDFSAYSPHRYSTLYSYAEDLLDLCDELKLTKTILVGHSVSGMVSLLAALVEPQCFNKLIFVGASPRYLNDDGYVGGFEQSDLDAIYAAMSANYYAWASGFATLAMDNPDKPELAIEFANSLSAIRPDIAQAVARVIFQSDHRKELPRLNVPTVILQSNNDIAVPLEVGQYMAQNIPQSQLIQINAQGHFPHLSAPDVVTNAIASCLAA; via the coding sequence ATGGTAACTAGCATCCTAAAGCGTAATAATGTAAATATCCTTGGTAATGGCAGCCAAACTATCATTTTTGCCCACGGCTTCGGTACAGATCAAACTGCTTGGCGACATCAGATAGCACCTTTCGCGTCTGATTTTCAGATTGTACTGTTCGATCATGTAGGGGCGGGTAAATCAGATTTTTCTGCCTATAGTCCGCATCGCTACAGTACCCTCTATAGTTATGCTGAGGATCTACTAGATTTGTGTGACGAGTTAAAGTTAACCAAAACAATTTTGGTTGGTCACTCGGTCAGTGGAATGGTTAGCCTGCTGGCAGCTCTGGTAGAGCCTCAGTGCTTCAACAAACTGATCTTTGTTGGTGCGTCTCCTCGTTATCTTAATGATGATGGATATGTTGGGGGATTCGAGCAGTCTGACCTGGATGCCATCTATGCAGCCATGTCAGCCAACTACTATGCTTGGGCAAGCGGCTTTGCAACCCTAGCAATGGATAACCCGGATAAACCTGAGCTGGCAATTGAGTTTGCAAATAGTCTCTCGGCTATCCGTCCCGACATCGCGCAGGCTGTAGCTCGTGTGATTTTCCAGTCAGATCACCGCAAGGAATTGCCGCGACTAAATGTACCCACAGTGATTTTGCAGTCGAATAATGACATTGCTGTGCCACTTGAAGTCGGTCAATATATGGCACAGAACATTCCCCAAAGTCAGCTCATTCAGATCAACGCGCAAGGACACTTTCCTCATCTCAGCGCTCCCGACGTGGTAACAAATGCGATCGCCTCATGTCTCGCCGCTTAA